One Burkholderiales bacterium genomic window, CAATTCGAAGATCGATGCATTACGCAGCAAATCCCAAAGGGAAGCGCTGACCAGCGACGAAAAACGCGTTTATCAGCAATTACTTAAGCGCGAGCCGGCGACGGCAGGAGATCGGAAAAGCAGTGAGGTTTAGGATATAATCCGAAGGTTTTTTTATTTTGGCGAGAGCGAAAAACATGGCGAAAGAGAGCGAAAAGCCTCAGCCACAGATCATCGACGCGGAAGCGCGGCGCATGCGGCTGAAAAATCTTATCGTCCTGGGTAAGGAGCGCGGCTATCTGACCTACGCGGAAATCAACGACCACCTGCCTGACGACATGCTGGATGCGGAGCAGATCGAAAACATCATCAGCATGATAAACGACATGGGCATCGCCGTGTATGACGAGGCGCCCGATGCCGAGGCGCTGCTGATGTCCGACGCCACGCCGCCGGTCGCAGATGAAGACGTAGTGGAGGAAGCCGAAGCGGCGCTTTCCACGGTGGACTCCGAATTCGGACGCACCACCGACCCGGTGCGGATGTACATGCGCGAAATGGGCTCGGTGGAATTGCTTACGCGCGAAGGCGAAATCGAGATTGCCAAGCGCATCGAGGACGGCCTCAAGCACATGATTCAGGCGATTTCAGCCTGCCCGACCACCATCGCCGAAATTCTCGATTTGTCCGCGCAGATTGAACGGGGCGAATTGCGCGTTGATGAAGTCATTGACGGTCTGATTGACGCCGAAACCAACGAAGTCATCGGCGCCGATATTTCCGCGGTAGATCCGGCGGACGAAGACGACGAAGAAAGCGAAGAAGACGCCGAAGCCGAAGCCGCGCGCGCCAATGAGAGCCTCGAGCTATTGAAAACCAAGGCGCTGGAGCGGTTTGCTGTGATCGAGCAAGCCTACACCAAGATGCAGCAGGTGCTGACAAAGAAAGGCCCGCGCCACCGCTCGTACAAGGATCTGCAGGATAGGATTTCCGAGGAGCTGATGGCGATCCGCTTTTCCGCCAAGCAGGTGGAGGCTCTGTGCGACAGCTTGCGCTGGCTGGTTGACGAAGTGCGCAGCTACGAGCGCGAGATCATGGAACTGTGCGTGAACAAGGCGGGCATGCCGCGCCCCTATTTCATTAAGACGTTCCCCGGCAACGAGGATAATCTCACCTGGGTGCAAAGCGAAGTCGTCGGGCGCAAACCCTACAGCGAAGCCCTGGGCCGCTACGAGGCGGCAATCGTCGAGCTGCAGAATCTGCTGCTGGAACTGCAAGCCAAAGTCGGCATCCCGATCAAGGAACTCAAGGAAATTAATCGCCAGATGTCCACCGGCGAGGCCAAGGCGCGCCGCGCCAAACGCGAAATGACCGAAGCGAATTTGCGGCTGGTTATTTCCATCGCCAAGAAATATACCAATCGCGGACTGCAGTTCCTCGATCTCATCCAGGAAGGCAACATCGGCTTGATGAAAGCGGTCGATAAATTCGAATACCGCCGGGGCTACAAGTTTTCAACGTATGCGACCTGGTGGATTCGCCAGGCGATAACGCGCTCCATCGCGGATCAGGCGCGCACCATCCGCATCCCGGTGCACATGATCGAGACCATCAACAAGATGAACCGGATCTCGCGCCAGATTCTGCAGGAGACCGGACAAGAGCCGGATCCGGCGACGCTGGCCGAAAAAATGGAGATGCCGGAAGAAAAAATCCGCAAGATTCTCAAGATTTCCAAAGAGCCGATTTCGATGGAAACGCCGATCGGCGACGACGACGATTCGCATCTGGGCGATTTCATCGAAGACGCGGCCACCATGGCGCCCAACGATGCGGCGGTCTATGCCAGTTTGCGCAATGTCACCAAGGACGTGCTGGATACGCTCACACCGCGCGAAGCCAAGGTGTTGCGCATGCGCTTTGGAATAGAAATGAACACCGACCACACTCTGGAAGAAGTCGGCAAGCAATTCGACGTCACGCGCGAGCGCATCCGGCAGATAGAAGCCAAGGCGCTGAGGAAGCTGCGTCATCCTTCGCGCTCGGAGCGTCTGCGCAGTTTCCTCGATCAGGAAAGTTCATAATAACGTTCGTCTCCCGTCTGTTCTCGTCCACGCGGGTCTGTAGCTCAGTTGGTTAGAGCAGGGGACTCATAATCCCTTGGTCGCTGGTTCGAGTCCAGCCGGACCCACTCTAGAAACCGCTTGCAACTAATTGCAACAAAATTTATAAAAACCAGGGCAGTCGCAACCACACCAAAAAGCGAGACTAGCCAGTTCAATACGTAAAACGGGGGGAAAATGCAGTTCCTGATGCGTGACGATGAAGTTTTTCTAATTTATTTTTTAATCATTTCCGGGGAATTTTAGGAGTGCTTGCAATAATAAGCGGTATGATGTGCCGCCCCGGAGATGCCATCGAACCGGAGCGGGCTCGCGCTAACTTGAATGCAAGAAGGGGGCGGGATTGATAAAAGAAGTTGCAAAACAAAGTGTTACGCTCCAAATCCCGACCATCGCCAACCAAATCCGGTGAGCACGCTGGGCTCGGCCCGGTGCTTTCTGCAGCTGCGACATCTACTACAAGTTCACTACATTCGCGTCAAATAGGGTAATTGGCTATTAAGTCCACTGCCCCGGAAATTCTTCTTGACCCCAGTTCGGTCAAGCCTATGATAAATATAAATAAATATTCATCAATAGGATTTGACGCGACCAATGCCCGGACCGCTGCTCTCGTGCAGAATTCACTACAATCAATACAATCAATACAATCAATGCTA contains:
- the rpoD gene encoding RNA polymerase sigma factor RpoD, with product MAKESEKPQPQIIDAEARRMRLKNLIVLGKERGYLTYAEINDHLPDDMLDAEQIENIISMINDMGIAVYDEAPDAEALLMSDATPPVADEDVVEEAEAALSTVDSEFGRTTDPVRMYMREMGSVELLTREGEIEIAKRIEDGLKHMIQAISACPTTIAEILDLSAQIERGELRVDEVIDGLIDAETNEVIGADISAVDPADEDDEESEEDAEAEAARANESLELLKTKALERFAVIEQAYTKMQQVLTKKGPRHRSYKDLQDRISEELMAIRFSAKQVEALCDSLRWLVDEVRSYEREIMELCVNKAGMPRPYFIKTFPGNEDNLTWVQSEVVGRKPYSEALGRYEAAIVELQNLLLELQAKVGIPIKELKEINRQMSTGEAKARRAKREMTEANLRLVISIAKKYTNRGLQFLDLIQEGNIGLMKAVDKFEYRRGYKFSTYATWWIRQAITRSIADQARTIRIPVHMIETINKMNRISRQILQETGQEPDPATLAEKMEMPEEKIRKILKISKEPISMETPIGDDDDSHLGDFIEDAATMAPNDAAVYASLRNVTKDVLDTLTPREAKVLRMRFGIEMNTDHTLEEVGKQFDVTRERIRQIEAKALRKLRHPSRSERLRSFLDQESS